The following coding sequences are from one Motacilla alba alba isolate MOTALB_02 chromosome 4, Motacilla_alba_V1.0_pri, whole genome shotgun sequence window:
- the GASK1B gene encoding Golgi-associated kinase 1B, translating into MLFSSCGFTREMTPFDQPNQIKNLFICCLWPSQLLRVWTCRRPRTRRNLLVGTACVIYLGFLVSQVGHVLPQHKGGHRKISSRSLQDAAQTPFLGIPLDGTLSPPNFQEPQLGSNGTLLPPNVVYITLRSKRSKPANIRGTVKPKRRKKNAIPLSYGQHFPKATFMGWEEAFAQQPWRATRASGTKGAVIAVEARKYQLDEHRHKGMAIRERGHQRPGRISGAVKAQLQPEESNIRIYSESPPSWMSKDDILNMRMLADSPIESIQEVPSHKAVLAVFASGPSTTGTACNQGHCGIVKRPLDMSEVFAFHLDRILGLNRSLPSVSRRSEFFQGGQACPVILWDSSLSPTDNSTHSSVRLTWGQYQQLLKKKCWQNGKVPKAEWGCTEIHHHEWSKMALFDFLLQIYNRLDRNCCGFKPLKEDSCMQQGLKLKCNDQDAVDLTHIVQRRHDQRHLAFIDNKGFFDRNEDNLDFKILQGINEFPASAVSVLRSQHLREKLLQSLFLDKIYWESQGGRKGIEKLIDVIERRSKILLTYINAHGAKVLPMNE; encoded by the exons ATGCTGTTTTCATCATGTGGATTCACTAGAGAAATGACCCCTTTTGATCAGCCAAATCAAATCAAAAACTTATTTATTTGCTGCCTGTGGccctcacagctgctgaggGTCTGGACTTGCAGGCGCccaaggacaaggaggaatCTGCTAGTGGGCACTGCCTGTGTGATCTACCTGGGATTCCTTGTCAGCCAAGTGGGTCATGTTTTACCACAGCACAAAGGAGGACATCGAAAGATCAGTTCCAGGAGTCTCCAAGATGCAGCTCAAACTCCTTTTCTGGGCATCCCACTGGATGGCACCCTGTCACCACCCAATTTCCAGGAACCCCAGCTTGGTAGCAATGGGACCTTGCTGCCACCCAATGTAGTTTATATTACGCTGCGGTCCAAGCGCAGCAAGCCTGCCAACATCAGAGGCACAGTGAAGCCAAAGcgaaggaagaaaaatgcaatccCTTTGTCCTATGGGCAGCATTTTCCAAAAGCCACTTTTATGGGCTGGGAAGAGGCCTTTGCCCAGCAGCCATGGCGGGCCACACGTGCCTCAGGCACAAAGGGAGCAGTGATCGCCGTGGAGGCAAGAAAGTACCAACTGGATGAACACAGACATAAAGGAATGGCTATCAGGGAGAGAGGTCATCAGAGACCTGGGAGGATTTCTGGAGCTGTaaaggcacagctccagcctgaggAAAGCAATATCAGGATTTACAGCGAGAGCCCTCCCTCATGGATGAGCAAAGATGACATCCTAAACATGCGCATGCTGGCAGACTCTCCCATAGAGAGCATTCAAGAAGTCCCTTCACACAAAGCTGTCCTGGCAGTATTTGCAAGTGGTCCCAGCACTACGGGAACTGCTTGTAATCAGGGACACTGTGGAATTGTCAAAAGACCTCTCGACATGAGTGAGGTGTTTGCCTTTCATTTGGACAGGATCTTGGGGCTAAACAGGAGCTTACCTTCTGTAAGCAGGAGATCAGAGTTCTTCCAAG GTGGTCAGGCCTGTCCTGTTATTCTCTGGGATTCCTCACTGAGTCCAACAGATAATAGTACCCATTCTTCAGTGAGGTTAACATGGGGACAATATCAACAGCTATTGAAGAAGAAATGCTGGCAGAATGGTAAAGTTCCCAAAGCTGAGTGGGGCTGTACTGAAATTCATCATCATGAATGGTCCAAGATGGCACTCTTTGATTTCCTGTTGCAG ATCTATAATCGACTAGACAGAAATTGTTGTGGATTCAAACCTCTCAAGGAGGATTCCTGCATGCAGCAAGGACTGAAGCTGAAGTGCAATGATCAGGATGCTGTTGACCTGACACACATAGTTCAGAGAAGGCATGACCAAAGGCACTTGGCCTTTATAGACAATAAGGGTTTCTTTGACAGAAATGAGGACAATCTTGACTTCAAAATACTACAAGGAATCAATGA ATTCCCTGCATCTGCAGTTTCAGTGCTGAGGAGCCAGCATTTACGTGAGAAGTTGCTCCAGTCTTTGTTCCTTGACAAAATATACTGGGAGAGCCAAGGAGGCCGAAAAGGAATTGAAAAGCTTATTGATGTAATAGAAAGGCGGTCCAAAATTCTTCTTACTTATATAAATGCACATGGAGCCAAAGTATTGCCCATGAATGAATGA